taaatgACATTTATCTCATTAAACGTGCGCTACAGTTTACAGCAGATCTGAAAAAGgtacaaaaatattttgtaCCTTTatatatcagaatcagaatcagaagactttatttgTCCCCAGGGGATAAAATTTTACAACTAAATAAAAGTGCTTTAATACAGCTATAAAAATCTTTGTGCTTTTCTCACATTTCTGCTCACATGTAGCCATGATTACACCACCAAAGCAGGAATAGCTGTGAATTCTAGTGAAAATATGAAGGTTTTTGTGATttcactgcatttttttttatcccaggCTGCATGGTTAACACCTCTGCTACGGACACAGGCTGTTCATCATTAATCTGCAGCTAtttttgagattaaaaacacttttaatttCCACATTATTTCACCTGGTTCAGATTTTTGAGTAAAGAGATTAGACAATGGGTTTTTCTAATTTAGAAAATTATCACTATCACTTTCTATTTCCTAAATGCAGTCACAGTCACACAGCTATCAGCCTCTAAAGGTGCTAATGGGTTGTTATAACATGCTGTTAAATGATCAGAGAGCACTCAGTTTTTTCTTCATGTCTCAAACATGATTCATGAACAGAAGCTGCTCTTCAGCACCAAACGATTAGACTTTAACCACAACATGATGACAACTTAAACTGAAGTGCACTTTGTTGATTAACTATCCAACCAAGTTTAATCACAGTCCGTGGATCCATTAGCCTGAAACGACTCACCTATCTTGACCTTCTTTCCCTCGGTGTATTGCTCTTGGCGAGGCCTCTTTCGCTGCTCTCGTGGCGCAGGCGTGGAGCGGGTGATTTCGCTTTGGGGCATTCCCAGGTCCAACAGCAGGGTGCAGATCTGACCATGAAACTCCAGGCTGCAGGGATGCTTGAGAACCGCCACCAGGTGAAGCTTTAGGTTTTTTCGCACGCTGCTTACCTGAGACTTGGCCAGAGTGGGGGGCAGgtttgctgaaaaatgaaagtgTAGAGGAAACATCTTGTAATTGAGTTATTTAGCAGCTGCAGCCAGACTGTGAGAGGTCATAGTAAAGCAATATATCCTCTGATGATATCAAACATGGGAAAAACATGCTTTGAACTGATATCAGGCCGATATAACACTCTAAAGAGTGAGTGTGAAGTCCGGCTGAGAAGAGCTCACCGTGTAACGTCTCATACGCCTGCACCACCTCTGACATGAACATTGGTCTCTGGCGAGCGATGGTGGCCAGTGAGCCCAGTGCCGTGGTGAGGTTAATACTGGAAATGGCCGGGTGGACCATGAACTTAAGCAGCTTCTCCAGCGCTGTCTTTCCCTCCTGACACAGCTCATCTGTTTGGGAAAAAGCGAAGACACCAATCTTAAAAGGTGAACTTCACCACCTCAACACATCATATGAGTCTGGTATCTGTACCGTAGTGAATGTACGAGTGATCTGTGGGAACTTTGTCCAGACTGATGTCGCCTTCCTGTCGCTTGGGGACGTCAGAGTCAGCTGTCCGCGGTGAAAGAGTGATGATTAAAGATTCGGTAAACTTGATGGCATGAGTGCGAACGCCGTCGTTCTCAGAGTCCAGCAAGGCCAGAACATCCCCTTTCATCTGCGTGACGAGATCCCAGCACGCCTCCTGCATTTCTGACACAGCTTTGGAGCGCACCAACCACTGAGACGAGAAAAGATAAAGGAAGTGAAGACGAAGTGAAGAACAGAAACGGATCgcataaagaaagaaaaggtagAAATGAAGCCGGTATATCTGACTCTTTGTACCTGAAGTGTGACTTTGTACAGCTGGGTGAGGGTGAGGATGGCTTTCTTCACCACATTCACACTTTCATCCTTCAGCAACATGTTCAGGTTGGCGATGAGTCTGAGGAGGAGCTCGTTGTCTCTTTTACTGAAAGCAgataataaaacagtaaaaaaatctCAAATGCTGACCctgacttaaaaaacaaacaaacaaaacaacagcaggtCTGAAAACTCACCATGCCTCCTCGATGAAGCCGATCACAAACTTTTTCACTTCGATGGACTTGTCTGTCTGGAAAGCGATTATCTCCtacaggacaaaaaaaaaagtaacaaaaatgaGGCAAATTTAAATGAAACTATAGCTGGTTATGAGAGCCGAATACTTGCTTACTTACATCCAAAAAATTGTCGAGAAGAGATGGATCCTTGTTGATGATGAGTTCCTGGACCTGAAGGTTAAATACATGTACTGAATCAATGTTCTTGTGCATTCCTGGGTAAGTGGATTAGACACCAGTCTACACGGTTGCACTGAGATCTTCTGATCATTTCCAACTCTATATTGGACTCGGCTAGACTAGCTTTGCACAATTCACAGTTAAAATAATCCTTTTTTGTCTTATACTCAATCCATTGTGCAGCCCCTAAGTTCCTCCTCTCTCTGAAGCTGAAGTTGTTTTAGCCCCTCCCCCTTTAAGTCagttttcttctgattggctgcccctcataaaTAGACTATCTCAGCTGCAGATATGGGTGAGACTTCAACACCATGCTCTGGCACCTTAGTAGTGTATAGTTAAACTTGTTTACAGTGAAATAAACAGGAACATTTTTTTCATGTAGGTTGCAGGACAATAGTTTTACTGGTCTGGTACTCTTAAAAACAAACTGGGCTCTAAAACAAGTTTGACACTCCTGGTTTATAGCCGTCTGAAGCCTTctggctcacagggattaccTGCACATACACAACCTCATTAGTGGAAATTTtgtacatgtttaatatgaatatCCATTGCTGGAAAACATGTATGGGACAGAAAATCAGGAAATCCAGAATGGCTCCACTTTAGAGTTTATAATCATATATGTTTAGCAAAAATATCACACATGTGACTTTCTGCCAGCAGCCTCGtgtaggttaaaaaaaagctttttgatGGTAGATCCAAAAAGATATGCTGACAGTAAAAAGTTTGTTTAAGCCTGCAAGTCCAAGTCATCATCTACAATAACTCAAACTGCCTTCAGCTGCACCTTTTAGGGATCCTCCAGCTCATCCTATTCCTGCATCCTACTCTGTCACATCTCTTTACAACATCCTACCTGTACATTTACCTGTACCTTTTAGGATCGTTTTAaaagttcttttatttgtttctaaATATCTTAATGGCCTGGCCCCTCCTACCTCTTGGAGCTACTACAACCATATACACCTGCCCATTCCCTTAGGTCCGCCAATCAGCACCTCCTTAAGGTACCAAAAACTAAGTATAAATTTAGAGGTGATTGTGCTTTTGCTGTAGCGGCTGCAAAGTTGTGGAAGGATCTGCCCTTGCACGTTGGGCAGGCCTCTTCTCTTTCTGAGTTTAAAACTCttcttaaaacacatttatttgctGAAGCTTTTGGCAATCTTTAAGGGGTTGACTCAAtttgttttaacatgttttattttattttatttattttatcttattttattttacttatgcTATTTGGCATTTtttctcctgcctggcagctccatcttcaacatctttTGTCCTGTATATCCACTATTGTTCCTCTGCAAATGTCCAAATCATTTCAGCCTTGCTTCTATTTGTCTCCAAACTGAttaacctgagctgtccctctctCTGACGAACTCATTTCTAACCTTGTCCTTTCTGGTCACTCCCAGTGACAATCTGAGCATCTTTCGATTCTCCACCTTTCTCCACAGCCTGTGGTTAGGGTTGTGCTCAGTCTTTTGTATCACAGAGTTAAAAAGTCTAAGCTACAAACCTGTTTGAGCACATTCAGCTTCTCATCTGTGGGTATCAGAGCAGCCTGATTCAGGAGCTCCACAACCTGGAAGGAGAAAGCAGACCCCCATTACATTACAGTTGATTTAATAAAGGCACAGCTGAGAGATTTTCTAATTTAATATGTTGGTATTTGTGGCTCATCTGGCTGCTCAACACTAGGACAAACCTACTGTATATGTACTTGTTGCTGCAGGTTTCAGCAAGGTAAATGTAAGACTTTTAAAGCCGTTTTTGTAAAAAGCTTTTCTGGCAAAAAAGTGGTCTATTGCCGTTGAAAATGGTCGCCATTTTTATAATCCCAACTATTGTGATTTCATCCAGTTTTTAAAGCATAAAACCCATAAATCTTCCCCTAAAATGTTTATCAGCGATCACAAAAACGGACCTTCTCGCTGGTGGTCATATCGATGACAGCGGGGGCCTCAGAGTCCCCCTCCTGTGAAGAGAAGTCCATGTTTTGGCCCTCACACTGGTGATAACATGCTCCAAAGATCTGTAAACACACGAATAATAAGGATGTTATCTGTGTTATTATACCAGAGTGCTACACGCTGTTTATTAGCCTTTAATAAGACGCTCCTGTTAGCCTTGTGCTAACGGCGGGAGCTGCTTTAACTCCTTTATGCAAACAAATGTGCAAAAGCTACTTACCGTTTAACCCTGTCTTTAATTTGTTCTTCCAACAACAATTAAATATCCCGAGTGTCAAGAACTTATAATCGCAGGAGGCGTCTTAAACTAAAGCACTAAAACTCTTCTAGCTCATAATGGACGCAGCCATGTTTGACCGAAAGAAGCGGCGTCAAACTTCTTCTTCGACTGTTGTGAATAAGCACGAGCAGAAATAACAGCGGCCACTAAAGGAGACATCTGCgccactacaacaacaacagaaacctGCTGTTCAGATAAAATTTGCATTGAAGGACTCAAAGATTCAAGGATTCAAGGATTCAAGGATTTTCATTTACGACACATTTACACAGATGAGATGAATCGGAATTAAAAGCCAACAAGAATGAGAACACaaacaagaaacacaaacaagaaacaaaaaaatatttacaacgTAATTCAATATAAATAAGACAATATTAAGTATAATATAGCTGTATGTATAAATTAGTAAGAAGTATGTATAATgattgtatttgtatagtgcaaTGACACAAATGGTTTCTCGCGTTTGTAACCTGTGGCTGAGCAGCAGAGACTACGGAGCACCACCAGAGCTTTGTAGTCCAAATCAgctaaaaactaattaaaatattgcttttaaaatattaactaGTAACAATATTGTGATAAAAGCAAAAGTATAATGAAATTAAAGTACAAAGCAAATTACTTTTTATGGATAAAAATTACAAACTGTAAGGGAATCACTCAATAGACTTCAGATAATACTAAAACATTACTGACCCatataaaatcaaagaaaatgagcAAAACGTCTTTGAAGCTCCTAttctttatttgtgtttgtaaatgatgtGTTCTCCACAGCCTGAGGTAAAATTGAATTAATTTGCTcaatttaatttccaaaaagtCATTTTCAAAGGTGAAAACACCAAGAAAATGTATGAGtttataaatgaaaaaacaaacattttcccCCTTAAGACTTCATACCCCAGAATGCCTTGCACTGTAAGTGATGTCACCTGACAGGAGGCTGAGCTAATGTTTACAACCGCTGGGCTGGTGACACTTTTATCGctaaaaactgtgatttttgtCAGGATTTCCGGAGCGTATGGGATGATGCTTAAATAATGGCGCAAACTAAATGACGCACTCTCACATTCGGGTAAAAATATCTTATTTTACtattgtttctttttcatttttcaatcAAGCCAGTTAGCGCTTAGAATGCTAATAGGTAAACAAGCAGCTAAACGCAGCACACCTGCGACGGCGGTACACTGAGTAAGTGGACTTCAGCCTGAGCTGTGGGCAATGAACTGGAGTAGATGTCACGATAAGTTATAAAGTAAAGCGTCGGGACACCTGTCGACCTCCAGACTGTCAGAATTTAACAGGTAATAAATTAGCTAGCTTAAAAGCCGTGAGTGCCTAGCTTTGAGGAGGTCGTGTTTTCAGCAGCTTACCTGTTCGTACCTTAAAGAGTTACTGCAACGCTCTCTGGATGTACTGCGCGTAGCTAGCTGGAAGATAGTTGGATTTAAAGCTCGGGTAAGTGAAGGTGTACGCATGTCTTTCATTAGTAGTCGTTTAAAAGTTTTCTGAAGTGTGTTTTTTAAGTTCGGGACATGCCTTTTGACAGTTTAAAACCAAGCAGAACAAATTGTATTTACAAATAGTCTCCTACTATCTGAAAATGGAGCCACGAGCACCATTTTACCGAAATCTATCCCTCCGTTTGGTGTTTCGATGGCAGTAAAAAGTTCTGTTATAACATATGGTTCGCCTCGTTTCAACACAGGGTGGATTTTATTGATCCTATATGTGGTGAAATTCACATATGGTGGACAACAACAGGTAGAATATTAAACAaagtctgtgtaggttctcagtaaTCTTAAATCTATCTGTTCAGTAAAGGAGACCATCACAAAGTAGCGTTGGTGGCCTGTCCACCAGCTACCTTTAAAGCAAGAGATTCTTCATTCACAACTTGTCCAGTGTGACCTAATGAGTCTCATAAAGTCAGGATGGGTCAACAACGTCCTCCAAGGTGACAGCCCCTCTAGTGGGTAAATACACAGGCCTTCCTCTCAGCTCTCTGAACTTAAGTTGCCTCTCAGATGAGACTTAAAGTGTCTTCAGAAACTTAAGTCAAGTTTCCTTCAATTTGATCACTTCAGGTTAATCAAAGTAGAGTTGCTCAGTAAAAAGAATAGAATATGTGAAAGAAAATAACTCTGAGGTCAAAATTAGTAGTTAGATCAGAAAAAGTGTTGCTAGTAAGGCTTGAGTTAGATATCTGCAGGGAGTGTTTGTAGCACCTATGATGTAACCTGTGTAATTGGCCAACGTCATTGTCGGCATTTGTGCTTGTACCAGTGGATTACGTGTTAATTACCATGTGGTCGTGTCCTGGTGTTGTACATGTCCTGCTGGTCGATAGGAACAAACAAAATGCTgggatctttttcttttctgggtCCAGCTCTTTGTtgtggacaggttttttttttttctttttttttttcttcaggctAAATATATGTCCTTCAAGTTTTTCCAACTCTTTGAACATTCCCTGATATCTTCCAGTAGATTGAGCAGTCTCCCTCCAGGAATTTGCTGAGATTTGCGAGTCCTTATATTGATACTATGATTATTAGTCTTTATATTGAGACAATGATTGTTAAGTGGCTGGAAATGCACAAGAGTAATCAATGGCTCTGGACAGGCCGATCACAGTAGTTGTGTACTGCATTGACCTGATGTGTAGTTGCGTTTCTAAGAAGGTGCACCTCGGGTTACGTGGTAGGTTAAAAAGAGAGTTTCAGAGACAACAAATAAGTAAACTTAGATCAACTACATCTCTAACCTCAGACTAAAACACactcacagcaacaacaaaaacaatcaaaGAAGTAATGAAAAGTAAAGCTTGAAAAGTAAAGCATGAAAGTAAAGCTTTCATGTCACATACAGCTGCAGGTGAACTCTAAGTATTTAAGTTACAGTCTGCTGGACAACACTTCCACAGTTTAACTCCAAAGTTTAACGGATACACCGCaacatttcatatttttcaaaaatttaattttctcttaaTTTGTATTTGTTATCCCTCATTTTAAAAGTGGGTAGTCGGCTGGTATTTGTCTGTCGTATGATTTGTTTCCCCACACCACCACTCAGTAACCCACATATGGAACAATAAGTAAATAATATAAACTAAGAATAATGATATTTCACAAAGTCtttaaattagaaaaaagtTAAGCATTTTAATTTTGACATGATTACTGTAAAGTAAGATGACTGCATGTTAGCACAAAGACAGTAGTGAATTGTTAAAGCTCAGTGTCTGCAGACCCCTCACAAACACCCAAAGCTCAGTGTTCTGGAGTTAACAGAGGCAGCGATGAGCATTCAGATCTGCAGCCTTTATTTCCACCGCAGCATTTTTCTGTGAGGTGTTCTTTGGGCTGGTTAACGCAACGCTCACATCCTCATCAGGAAGAGGATTTGTGTCAGAGTGCGTGGGACTGTAGCCTCAGGtttatattttccttttcttcacaCAGATCCATGGTCTGCTCTCTGTGCAGCGTTTAACTCTTTACCCTTTGAAAGTTGACTAGAAGCAACCCTTAAAGCTCTTTTCTGAACTGATTGGTTTGTGTCATATTTCAGACTTGCTTACAGAACAAAATAACTGGGTTTGAATCAAAAGTTAGTGAGGCTGGTCTCTGCCTGTGCAGCTACACAAACTATTCTGATGGTCGTCAAACCTCGTCTTTATTTAAATACACTCACTTGTCAAACTCATCATTAAGGGAACAGAGGTCATCAAATATAGGGGATAGAGTTAAATGTGTACTCATggacatttgttgtttttcctttaatttgtcattcgGTGTAgatatacttttaaaaaacagcacagTAGAGTAACTCTCCTGGcttctaattttttttaatttttttttattttttattttttttgcaggtgtttaACTGCGAGTCTCAACTTAAACTGGCTGAAACAAAGAATCTGAGCTGACCTTCAAAGAGACTGGCTAAAATTCAGTTTACGTATTGGCGGCGACCAGGTGGGTGTTGAAGTGGTAAAAATATAACATTACTCCTTTAAACATTTGACTGCAGGCAAACTTACAGACACTAACACACTTATTGTTTGGACGAAAGTTTTCTGAAGGTTTATTTATGTCTTGCATTGTCTGTCTAACTTCCACTTCCAGATTAAAAACCTCCACACTAGATTAGCCATGTTCAAAATTCAGGTTTTGGTTGATAGAGTGAAGTATTTCTTGGTGTGGTTTCATAactttttagatgtttttagTGATTAAAATGTTGAATAGCAGCTTTTAAAACGGGTTTAGAACAGGTTCATCAGCTTTGAAGCCGAAAAAAAACTAAGGTAAATAGTTGGGAAGTATATAGTTGGTCAACCTCGGAGCTCACTGCCTGTCTTCTGATGTCGTCATCAGCGAGGCAGTTTCTGAATTTCCCCTCTCACCGTCCCGATGGAGTGGGTGTTCATCATGAACCGGATGAGCTCTCAGGGTAGCTCTGCAGCCCAGCGGAGACGGATGGCTCTGGGGGTGGTGATACTCCTGCTGGTGGATGTCATCTGGGTTGCCTCCTCCGAGCTGACCTCGGTAAGTCTGATCTCCACGCTTGTGATGTTGGAGCCAAACACTGAAAAGGCTTAATAAAACGGTGACCATGTTTAATGTGACCCATCCACCacagaaagcagaaaaagaTAAAGCAGAATAGGCCCACTTTAAAACGAAGCGCAGATACAGCAGATAGTGCTGGACTAACTTTACCTGATCGTGATGCTCTTCCTTCACATCTCATAAGGAAAAACTGcagttaaatatatttaaactgtGAGTTTCAACCTTTGAAATGAAGTTTTTGAAACAACTCCTCCTGCAGTACATTTTCAAGCGACAGGACTACAACAAGCCCTTCTTCAGCACCTTTGCCAAGACATCCATGTTTGTGCTGTACCTGCTGGGTTTCCTGCTGTGGCGGCCATGGAGGCAGCAGTGCACGGGCACCCTGAAACGCCGCCGCTCCGCCTTTGTAAGTGGACACTTTCAGCGCACATTTAAGGGCTGTTTTTCATGCTTTTACTTTTCTAATGGTGACAGGTGTCTGTCGAGCTCTTTTCTTCTTAAAACTCTCATCAGTGTAAATGTTGCTGTGCTCGCTGCTCTTCATCGTAACACGAGTCAGTGAGGCAAACATACTGCTCAGGGGGAACTGACCCTTTGAACATGTTTGTTCAGGGGGTCAGTTCCCCCTGTATGTTTGTGGAGtagggattttaaaaaaaacagaattgtacttatttttaactttatttgaaCAGGAAACCATTTTAGATTTAAATCTCTCTGTAAAGGGAGACCTGCTTGGAAAGCTCATATGACTGTGTCAGACAACGCAGACAGACGGGAGACAAAATAAAGGCTTAGGAACATCAACACAAGTCTTTATATAAGAGCTTTAACCTCTTCCAGGGAGACACCCCAGTTTGTTGATGCGATAACTCAAGAAGGAGGTGACGTAGGAGTTAAAAATTGATACCACAGGTGCTTCTACTACAAATCTCAGACAATTCTCAGTGACTTCAACCTCAACgtcagggtcagaggtcagtttttctgaaaatcttgtgagtGGGATAACTCGAGAAGGAATTCAGCTAGGATTTTTAAACATACCATTCATGCATCTACTGGGAAGCTGAGGCGTTGCATTGGTGATCGCcagtatttttctttcatgtttacCTCAGAAAGCAGCACAAAAAGTTTAGTATTTCACAAAGGAAAAGATCAGAAAATACAGGCAGACCCCCTGAGGAGGGCGGCGTCTGCTCCCTTGTGGGCTCATCACAGTAAACCTTCAGCCTCCATTTCACTCTATCCCTCAGATCCTCCTCTgacacaccaaccctctgcatgtcctcctccatcacatccatgaatcttctctgtggtcgtCCTCGTTTCAACTCTTTTGTCCATTATATCCACTGTCCTCTGCAAACCTGCCAAATGCTCtcttctctaactttgtctccattTTTGTTTGTCATTCTTTGTGTTCATGAACAAAAATGACGATAATTAACTACAGTTTATAGAATTATATAATTTTCTGTTGTGAAGCTGAAGATCAGTCTGACATCTTCTGCTTCTGGCTTTGATGTTTGATTTGCACCTTTCTGCAGTTTGCTGATGCCGAAGCCTACTTCACACCCTGCACCACTGACTCCACTGTGAACAACTGTCTGGTACGTAGTTTAATTACTCCAGACGTACTGCACACAAGTAAATCTTCCTGCACCTGTACCTAAGCTGGCTTTCTGTCACACCTTTGCAGAGTGAGCCTCTGTACGTACCTGTGAAGTTCCAGGACGTCCCCACCGAGCACTCGAGTTGTTTAATGGGAGACTGTGAATCCTGTGAGTACTGATGTTTGtcattcattaaaaatgcatCCCTGCTTCTGAAGCTTTGACCCAGACGTGACTGATTAGGAATTAAAACTTCTGACCAACAGAGGGCAGTGCTGAGCTGTGCAAATATAAGAAAACGTTGTGTCCCTCAGACCTTCGCTTTCAGTgactaacaaaacaaaattatgcTCAAATTGTCTGTTTGATAGAGCAGTTAAGAAAcataatgatttttttatgcTCGCCTTCACAAACGAATGAAGACGAGCATACAAAGTAATCATGTGTCTTAACTGCTGTGATGGGAAGCTGTGAAAAGGTAAactgtgatgttttcttttagtgtttctGCTGAGATTTCGTTtcctgtgtttatgtttgtggcACCTGAAGCTGGAAGTgatgttttttattaaattaaaacattcTGGGAAGCGCTCAGAGCGACGTGTGAGGAGATAATTTTGAAGAATCCAGAGGGAATCCAGggtgattaaaaataaatattaatgaacCTCGAATGATTAAATGCCAAAAAGTTGACGGGATTGTTTTGGAAATAAACTCAAACACCATGTTACACATTGAATGAGACAAATCATGTCAAACtttaaactgaaaagaaaaaacctcACACATAAAATTAGCATAAAAAGTAAGgatgtttgtttctttctttcttgtaaCAATGTTTCTTGGTAATGAATCTCATAGTGttggaaagcctgtttatttctCTGCCACATTTGTAAGGAAAAAGCATTTGTGGATTGAGCAGCAGAGTTAAGTATGTGGGTTGTGcccgtgaaaaaaaaaacaagttttctcTGCCAATACCAAACGGCTTATTCTGCCAGTCACTTTTTTAAAGCTACTGGTACTCCACAGCTGCCTGATTGGCTCCTGATTAGCAGAACCTTTTACTGATCTGGACATGGCTAATGCCATAGGACAACTTCATGCTGGTTTTCCACAAAACCAAGCTGCAGCATTATTTGGAGTGAGCACCAGTATCTTCTCCAACTTGAGAGAGATGGGTTGCAAAGTTGGCGTTCCAGTCAGACAACACAAGAAGACCGTTTCCTCAATCTGTCAGCACGTAGGAACCAAAGGCAGTCTTCTACACATTTGCAGTCAAGGTCTCAGGACGTTATGGCCGATGACTCTCTACTCAGACAATTCAGATCAGACTGCACACAGCCAGGCTCTGGTCTCATAAGGCAGCCAGGATTGCCCTTCACGATTAAGCCCATTTGCAGTGATGTCTGTAATATGTGCATTAGAACCTGAACATGTTCAGTGATGAGTCCAGATTCTGCCTACAGCAGATAGATCGTAGGGTCAAAGTGTGGAGAAGACGCAGTGTTATACTGATTGCTGCACCAATAGAGTAACTGCTTTTGGTGGAGGCAGCTTGTACATTAGAGCCTAACTAGGTGTGTCCAGCAGTAAACATTAAAGCCTTTTAAGTCACGGTTGTCTCTTTATTCCCAGCATCCAAAAAGCAGCGGGTGCGTTTCAGTAACATCATGGAGGTGCGTCAGCTGCCCTCCACTCAGGCCCTGGAGGCCAAGCTGTCGCGCATGTCCTACCCCGCTGCCAAGGACCACGAGGCCATGCTGCGCACCGTGGGCAAGCTGACCATCACTGATGTGGCCAAAAtcagcttcttcttctgctttgtgGTGAGCAGCAGTGAGAGGAGTTGGCGCTCCCGACTCTCTGTCAGAGCTGGATTTATGAGGCAAATTAAACGGTGTTTTATCACAGGCCTCATcgtggtttttgtttgtctcgCAGTGGTTCCTGGCTAACCTGTCCTACCAGGAAGCTCTGTCCGACACACAGGTCGCAATCGTCAACATTTTATCTTCCACCTCAGGTACGTCCATCCCTCTCTCTGTGTACATTACAGCATGTGAAGCTAAGACTACCATCCCAAAGATGATGCATTATTGCATTAAATCGTTTCTGAATGTCTCCTTTTCCTCTTCAGGTCTGTTTACACTCATTTTGGCGGCCATATTTCCCAGCAACAGCAGCGACCGCTTCACCCTTTCCAAGCTCTTAGCCGTGGCTCTGAGGTAAAGTCAGATCACGCGGAGGGTGTGAAAAAAGCATTGTGGGAGTGAAATCCAAGAACACTTCCCACCAGACTCC
This DNA window, taken from Oreochromis niloticus isolate F11D_XX linkage group LG16, O_niloticus_UMD_NMBU, whole genome shotgun sequence, encodes the following:
- the LOC100707948 gene encoding solute carrier family 35 member F5, whose product is MEWVFIMNRMSSQGSSAAQRRRMALGVVILLLVDVIWVASSELTSYIFKRQDYNKPFFSTFAKTSMFVLYLLGFLLWRPWRQQCTGTLKRRRSAFFADAEAYFTPCTTDSTVNNCLSEPLYVPVKFQDVPTEHSSCLMGDCESSSKKQRVRFSNIMEVRQLPSTQALEAKLSRMSYPAAKDHEAMLRTVGKLTITDVAKISFFFCFVWFLANLSYQEALSDTQVAIVNILSSTSGLFTLILAAIFPSNSSDRFTLSKLLAVALSMGGVALVSLSSMDIPDGKGVIGSLWSLAGAMLYAVYIVMIKRRVDREDKLDIPMFFGFVGLFNLLLLWPGFLLLHYTGLEAFELPSQLVWTYILINGLIGTVLSEFLWLWGCFLTSSLIGTLALSLTIPLSIMADICMQKVRFSWLFFAGAVPVFLSFFIATLLCHYNNWDPVLVGLRRVYAFICRKHRIQRLPDDSEQCESLIPLHTVSPGEGSFCS